The following proteins are encoded in a genomic region of Inquilinus sp. KBS0705:
- a CDS encoding TonB-dependent receptor — MMTRTLPTLLLALFSASLSAQNKPASQPDTTKQLQPVTVKAYLSTQPVLSVPASVSVLGAAQLKIQPDISFVTALNTVPGVRAEERSPGSYRLSIRGSLLRSPFGVRDVKIYFDEIPLTDAGGNTYLNAIDIGNIRNIEILKGPDGSLFGANSGGVVLISPVVGGRTDSNYLSLGVNGGSYGLFHQKASLQQSGSNYRFNLDQSYQNYDGYRQNSRMHRIYLNANNSWFYGKHNELKALALYSDLDYQTPGGLTIDQYNADPTQARPATKFVPGAIDQKIRINTKMLLGGLVNEAHLTDRIRSVLAVFGNHVDFENPFITNYEQRNETTFGARTYFELAGIPQENLNWKLNLGLEWEQTNSLISNYGNNKGVRDTTQKIDRINSNQHFFFVRYAADIYKRLHAEAAVSLNYYGYKFRNVYPLNEATATNRDFSAELMPRLALSYQILNDFIWRASVSRGYSTPTTAEVRPTSNIVNTALQAQFGWNYETGLRLRNSDETMLLDASVFYYRLDNSIVRRLNPDETEYYINSGGTNQKGLELAFTDWLIRQNTEHFIRGLQFNTSLTLSRFNFRDYNVAGTSYSGNKLTGVPREVMVSSLIVALPKYFSVFVQHNYTSNIPLNDANTVYAAKYHLMQAKASWGHKLGLKTRLELYAGSDNLLNQKYSLGNDLNAIGNRYFNAAPLRSYFFGVNLGL; from the coding sequence ATGATGACCCGCACACTGCCCACCCTGTTATTAGCTTTGTTTAGCGCCAGCCTATCGGCACAAAACAAGCCGGCAAGCCAGCCCGATACCACAAAGCAATTACAGCCCGTTACCGTTAAAGCCTATTTATCTACACAGCCTGTGCTTAGTGTGCCTGCATCGGTAAGTGTATTAGGCGCAGCACAATTAAAAATACAACCCGATATTTCTTTTGTTACCGCGTTAAATACCGTACCGGGCGTCAGGGCCGAAGAGCGTTCGCCGGGCAGTTACCGCTTGTCTATTAGGGGTAGTTTACTGCGCTCGCCATTTGGGGTAAGGGATGTAAAGATATATTTTGACGAGATACCGCTAACCGATGCAGGCGGCAATACTTATCTAAACGCTATCGACATTGGCAACATCCGCAATATCGAGATATTAAAAGGCCCCGATGGTAGCCTGTTTGGTGCCAATTCTGGCGGGGTGGTATTAATAAGCCCTGTAGTGGGTGGGCGTACAGATAGTAATTACCTTTCGCTGGGTGTAAATGGAGGCTCGTATGGGTTGTTTCATCAAAAGGCATCGCTACAGCAAAGCGGCAGCAACTACCGCTTCAACCTCGATCAGTCGTACCAAAACTACGATGGCTACCGTCAAAACAGCCGCATGCACCGCATTTACCTAAATGCCAATAATAGCTGGTTTTACGGTAAACATAACGAGCTGAAAGCGCTTGCACTTTATTCCGACCTGGATTACCAAACACCCGGCGGCCTAACTATCGACCAATACAACGCCGACCCAACTCAGGCCCGCCCCGCAACTAAATTTGTACCAGGGGCTATCGATCAAAAAATACGCATCAACACTAAAATGCTGTTGGGCGGGCTGGTAAACGAGGCCCACCTAACCGACCGTATACGCAGTGTACTGGCTGTATTTGGCAACCATGTTGATTTTGAAAACCCCTTCATTACTAATTATGAGCAGCGCAACGAAACTACATTTGGCGCGCGCACTTATTTTGAACTCGCCGGCATCCCGCAGGAAAACCTCAACTGGAAACTTAATTTAGGGCTGGAATGGGAACAAACCAATTCGCTCATCAGCAACTATGGCAACAACAAAGGTGTTAGGGATACCACCCAAAAAATAGACCGCATAAACAGCAACCAGCATTTCTTTTTTGTACGCTATGCGGCCGATATTTATAAACGCCTGCATGCCGAGGCTGCCGTAAGCTTAAATTATTATGGTTACAAGTTTCGTAATGTGTACCCACTTAACGAGGCTACCGCCACTAACCGCGATTTTAGTGCCGAGCTAATGCCGCGTTTAGCTTTGTCGTACCAAATTCTGAATGATTTTATATGGCGCGCATCGGTTAGTCGTGGCTACTCTACCCCTACTACTGCCGAGGTGAGGCCAACCAGCAATATTGTAAATACTGCTTTACAGGCACAGTTTGGCTGGAACTATGAAACCGGCCTGCGTTTGCGTAACAGCGACGAAACCATGCTTTTGGATGCGTCGGTATTTTATTACCGCCTGGATAATTCCATCGTTCGCCGATTAAACCCCGATGAAACAGAATATTACATCAACTCGGGCGGTACCAACCAAAAAGGACTGGAATTGGCCTTTACCGACTGGCTCATCCGCCAAAATACCGAACATTTTATACGCGGGTTGCAGTTTAACACGTCGCTAACGCTAAGTCGTTTTAACTTTAGGGATTACAATGTGGCGGGCACCAGCTACTCGGGCAATAAACTAACCGGCGTACCGCGCGAAGTGATGGTGTCATCGTTGATAGTGGCATTACCAAAGTATTTTTCGGTATTTGTGCAGCATAACTATACCTCCAACATTCCGCTTAACGATGCCAACACCGTTTACGCGGCTAAGTATCATTTAATGCAGGCTAAAGCCAGCTGGGGGCACAAACTGGGCCTTAAAACAAGGCTGGAGCTTTATGCAGGATCAGACAACCTGCTTAATCAAAAATACAGCCTCGGCAACGATCTGAACGCTATAGGCAACCGCTATTTTAACGCAGCGCCATTACGCAGCTACTTTTTTGGCGTGAATTTGGGCTTGTAA
- a CDS encoding DUF2157 domain-containing protein, translating into MAKLNLDRQESDFLNQTISHWQKHHVIDDAQADKLRNSYEVKGFDWMRLAKYSMWVALICGAIAIGSLIVDDAVINWIKKLYDTPDIIISILSGAMAAGLFYLGRKRERQFPEKVFSNEAVLFTGVLFTACCIAYLGKTFDNGSGHYSLLFLVSVFVYGFLAWRMPSRLIWLFALVSLGSWFGTETGYQTNWALYFLGMNYPLRFVVFGLLLVSACHVLKNRKWFAWFWELTYVVGMLYLFMSLWLLSIFGNYGSLDVWWSIKQITLFYWGIISAVVAGLFLLYGLKFKDAIAREFGITFLIIFLYTKYFEYFWDHTNKTVFFSVLALSFWLVGRKAEKIWNINTKASQTADEANV; encoded by the coding sequence ATGGCTAAACTTAACCTTGACAGGCAGGAAAGCGACTTTTTAAACCAAACCATCAGTCACTGGCAAAAGCACCATGTTATTGATGATGCACAGGCCGATAAGTTACGCAACTCGTACGAAGTAAAGGGGTTCGACTGGATGCGTTTGGCTAAGTATTCAATGTGGGTGGCACTTATTTGCGGGGCTATCGCCATAGGCTCGCTTATTGTGGATGACGCAGTTATAAATTGGATAAAAAAGCTGTACGATACGCCCGATATCATTATCAGTATATTATCAGGCGCCATGGCTGCCGGGCTATTTTATCTTGGCCGCAAACGCGAGCGCCAGTTCCCCGAAAAAGTGTTTAGTAACGAGGCTGTGTTATTTACCGGCGTGCTGTTTACCGCCTGTTGCATAGCCTACCTGGGCAAGACGTTCGATAATGGCTCAGGGCATTATTCGTTGCTTTTCCTGGTATCGGTTTTTGTATATGGTTTTTTGGCCTGGCGCATGCCATCAAGGTTGATATGGCTTTTCGCGCTGGTATCGCTGGGTAGCTGGTTTGGCACCGAAACCGGTTATCAAACCAACTGGGCGCTATACTTTTTAGGGATGAATTACCCGTTGCGCTTTGTAGTGTTTGGCTTGTTGCTGGTAAGCGCATGCCATGTATTAAAAAATCGTAAATGGTTTGCCTGGTTTTGGGAGCTTACCTATGTGGTGGGCATGCTTTACCTTTTTATGTCGTTATGGTTGTTAAGTATTTTTGGCAACTATGGCAGTTTAGATGTGTGGTGGAGCATTAAGCAGATCACTTTATTTTATTGGGGCATCATATCTGCCGTGGTAGCGGGCCTGTTTTTGTTATACGGCTTAAAGTTTAAAGATGCCATAGCCCGCGAGTTTGGCATTACCTTTTTGATCATATTCCTGTACACTAAATACTTCGAATACTTTTGGGATCATACCAATAAAACGGTTTTCTTTTCCGTCCTGGCTTTATCCTTTTGGCTGGTTGGCCGCAAGGCAGAGAAGATATGGAATATCAATACCAAAGCATCGCAAACAGCCGATGAGGCTAATGTTTAA
- a CDS encoding family 20 glycosylhydrolase, whose translation MRYLLTLALVAIVTFNTMANAPKPNAHDLYISWEVVDNNYQNKGQALTALVITNKGKETLPSTGWKIYFNSSRNFVVDAVSGNAKVEQINGDLYSITPNTKFTAVKPGESGRIDYLCESTVVNFTDAIEGPYIVWDAEPNKGYLPGDFTIKPYKPTYQGLVTPEVIYNQNKTIQDIPAATLQKVFPTPAAYTESTGFFNLTTAIRITYEPEFNKETNGLIKDLESIFGKKISGAGNASGKMILLAKDASLGAEAYTLTVTPSQIKITAATTAGIFYGIQSLKTLIPAIALAKTPSAIEIPCVTVKDEPRFAHRAVMLDVARNFQQKSEVLKLITGMALYKLNVLHLHLTDDEGWRIEIPSLPELTGVGSKRGHTLDSKGFLPASHGSGPDFTNTAGSGYYTKADYIEILKYATERHITVIPEIESPGHARASIKAMDARYERLMAAGDKAGAERNLLRDMNDKSDYRSVQYWNDNVIDVALPSTYNYVETVVDDLVAMYKEANAPLQTIHFGGDEVPAHVWEKSPAFLALQVSHPEIKSTNDLWYYFYGRVNDILKKKNLVLSGWEEMALRKTNLDGKPTYVVNPQFLNDDMRVDVWNNVLGDGQEDLAYKLANGGYKVVLTCVTNLYFDMANDKSYDEPGYYWGTYLGIDKFFSFIPYDYFKNADVDKNGQPVNRNLFIGKQRLTDYGKSNILGLQGALWAETVKGGERMEYMIFPKLLALAERAWSPDPAWATEKDAAKSQLLYDADWSKFLNILGKRELPRLAYYTGGFHYRIPKPGVIYQDGKYFSNIQYPGLTVRYTTDGSEPTASSPVYRAPVEATGPVKFRAFDVKGRGGNVADSEAKATIAQ comes from the coding sequence ATGCGTTATTTACTTACCCTTGCGCTTGTAGCGATTGTTACTTTTAATACAATGGCCAATGCACCCAAACCAAATGCACACGATCTGTACATCAGTTGGGAAGTAGTTGATAATAATTACCAAAACAAGGGCCAGGCACTAACCGCGTTGGTGATAACCAATAAGGGTAAAGAAACGCTGCCATCTACCGGCTGGAAGATATATTTTAACTCATCGCGCAATTTTGTGGTTGATGCTGTTAGCGGTAACGCCAAAGTAGAGCAAATAAACGGCGACTTATACAGTATAACACCCAATACCAAATTTACTGCCGTAAAGCCCGGCGAAAGCGGGCGTATTGATTACCTGTGCGAATCTACCGTAGTGAATTTTACCGATGCCATTGAAGGCCCCTACATTGTATGGGATGCCGAACCTAACAAAGGCTACCTGCCGGGCGATTTTACCATTAAACCATACAAACCTACTTATCAGGGCTTGGTTACGCCCGAGGTAATATATAATCAAAATAAAACCATACAGGATATCCCTGCCGCCACTTTGCAAAAGGTATTCCCTACACCGGCCGCTTATACCGAGAGTACAGGATTTTTTAATTTAACCACCGCCATACGCATAACCTATGAGCCGGAATTTAATAAAGAAACCAATGGCTTAATTAAGGACCTGGAAAGCATATTTGGTAAAAAGATAAGCGGCGCGGGCAATGCATCAGGCAAAATGATACTATTGGCTAAAGATGCGAGTTTAGGTGCCGAGGCATACACCTTAACCGTAACCCCTTCGCAAATTAAAATAACAGCGGCCACAACCGCCGGTATATTTTATGGCATCCAATCATTAAAAACACTGATACCTGCAATTGCGCTGGCCAAAACGCCGTCGGCGATAGAGATACCTTGTGTAACCGTTAAAGACGAGCCCCGCTTTGCGCACCGCGCCGTAATGCTGGATGTAGCCCGCAACTTTCAGCAAAAAAGCGAAGTGCTTAAACTGATCACCGGGATGGCTCTGTACAAATTAAACGTACTGCACCTGCATTTAACGGATGATGAAGGCTGGAGGATAGAAATACCATCCCTGCCGGAGTTAACTGGCGTAGGCTCTAAACGCGGCCACACATTGGATAGTAAGGGCTTTTTACCTGCCTCACATGGTTCGGGCCCCGATTTTACCAATACAGCGGGTAGCGGCTATTACACCAAGGCCGATTACATCGAGATTTTAAAATACGCCACCGAGCGCCACATCACCGTTATTCCCGAGATAGAATCTCCCGGCCATGCGCGTGCCTCTATCAAGGCTATGGATGCCCGTTACGAGCGTTTAATGGCTGCAGGCGACAAAGCTGGTGCCGAACGCAATTTGCTGCGCGATATGAATGACAAATCGGATTACCGCTCGGTACAGTATTGGAACGATAATGTGATAGATGTAGCGCTGCCATCAACCTATAACTATGTAGAGACTGTAGTTGACGATTTGGTTGCCATGTATAAAGAAGCAAATGCACCCCTGCAAACCATACATTTTGGTGGCGATGAAGTCCCCGCGCATGTTTGGGAGAAATCACCTGCATTTTTGGCCCTGCAGGTAAGCCACCCCGAAATAAAAAGTACAAACGACCTGTGGTATTATTTTTATGGCAGGGTAAACGATATTTTAAAAAAGAAGAACCTGGTATTATCGGGCTGGGAAGAGATGGCCCTGCGCAAAACTAATTTAGACGGTAAACCGACCTACGTGGTAAATCCGCAGTTTTTAAATGACGATATGCGCGTTGATGTTTGGAACAATGTATTGGGCGATGGGCAGGAAGACCTGGCCTACAAGCTGGCAAATGGCGGCTATAAAGTAGTGCTTACCTGTGTAACCAACCTGTATTTTGATATGGCCAACGATAAATCGTACGACGAGCCGGGCTATTACTGGGGCACTTACCTGGGTATAGATAAATTCTTCTCTTTTATCCCTTACGATTATTTTAAAAACGCCGATGTAGATAAAAATGGGCAGCCTGTAAACCGCAACCTGTTTATAGGCAAGCAGCGTTTAACCGACTATGGTAAAAGCAATATACTTGGCCTGCAAGGTGCCCTTTGGGCCGAAACGGTTAAGGGCGGCGAGCGCATGGAGTATATGATATTCCCTAAACTGCTGGCATTAGCCGAGCGGGCGTGGTCGCCGGACCCGGCATGGGCTACCGAAAAGGATGCCGCTAAAAGTCAGCTATTATACGATGCGGATTGGAGCAAGTTCCTGAATATTTTAGGTAAGCGCGAACTGCCGCGTTTGGCGTATTACACCGGCGGTTTCCATTACCGTATACCCAAACCGGGCGTTATTTACCAGGATGGCAAATACTTTAGCAATATTCAATATCCCGGTTTAACTGTACGCTACACTACTGATGGCAGCGAGCCTACAGCAAGCAGCCCTGTTTACCGTGCACCGGTTGAAGCCACAGGGCCAGTAAAATTCAGGGCGTTTGATGTAAAGGGCCGCGGCGGTAACGTTGCCGATAGCGAAGCGAAAGCGACCATAGCGCAGTAA
- a CDS encoding sorbosone dehydrogenase family protein: protein MKYQLLYLAACLFIITACKQKKADLTKAYRLNTDVQQQVNLPAPYQTKSARNYCKVIGWPKGKTPVAPQGFTVSLFGDGLNNPRNIYIAPNGDILVAEANTELKGIKKIGATIIGAAASQNLGKSANRITLFRDADGDGVPEKKQTFLSNLNQPYGMLILGNAFYVANTDGLWKYDYLPGQTRITTPGKMILALPAGGYNNHWTRNLRVNATGTKIFVSVGSGTNVADHGMENEVRRADILEINPDGTGERVYASGLRNPAGIDVQPGTGVLYTVVNERDDLGDELVPDYLTSVKENGFYGWPWAYFGKHEDPRLKVKRPDMVAKTITPDFALGAHTASLGLAFYTGKNFPQQYINGAFIGQHGSWNRSVLSGYKVTFLPFSNNKPANKMVDFLTGFIADSAKQEVYGRPVGVAVAKDGSLLVADDSGNKIWRVRAK from the coding sequence ATGAAATACCAGTTATTGTACTTAGCCGCTTGTTTATTTATTATTACAGCCTGCAAGCAAAAGAAAGCCGATCTGACTAAAGCCTACAGGTTAAATACCGATGTACAACAACAGGTAAACCTGCCGGCGCCGTATCAAACAAAATCTGCACGTAACTATTGCAAGGTAATTGGCTGGCCCAAGGGTAAAACCCCCGTTGCACCACAAGGCTTTACTGTAAGCCTATTTGGCGACGGTTTAAATAATCCGCGCAATATTTATATAGCGCCTAACGGCGACATATTAGTAGCCGAAGCTAACACCGAATTAAAGGGTATTAAAAAAATAGGTGCTACTATTATAGGCGCGGCTGCTTCGCAAAATTTAGGTAAAAGCGCCAACCGTATTACCCTTTTTAGGGATGCCGACGGCGATGGCGTACCTGAAAAGAAACAAACCTTTTTAAGTAACCTGAACCAGCCGTATGGTATGCTGATATTAGGCAATGCCTTTTATGTAGCCAATACCGATGGCTTATGGAAATATGATTATTTACCAGGCCAAACCCGCATTACCACACCCGGTAAAATGATACTGGCACTACCTGCGGGTGGCTACAATAACCACTGGACACGCAACTTACGTGTAAACGCCACCGGCACAAAAATATTTGTATCGGTAGGCTCGGGTACAAACGTGGCAGATCATGGAATGGAAAACGAGGTACGCCGTGCTGATATTTTAGAAATTAACCCCGATGGCACCGGCGAGCGCGTATATGCAAGCGGCTTGCGCAACCCTGCCGGTATAGATGTGCAGCCCGGCACAGGCGTTTTATACACCGTTGTAAACGAACGCGATGACCTTGGCGACGAACTGGTGCCCGATTACCTGACCAGCGTTAAAGAAAATGGTTTTTACGGCTGGCCCTGGGCCTATTTTGGCAAGCACGAAGACCCGCGCCTAAAGGTAAAACGCCCGGATATGGTAGCCAAAACCATTACGCCTGATTTTGCATTAGGCGCGCATACGGCATCATTAGGATTAGCATTTTATACCGGCAAAAACTTCCCGCAGCAATATATTAATGGTGCTTTTATTGGCCAGCACGGCTCGTGGAACCGGTCGGTATTGTCGGGTTATAAGGTAACTTTCCTGCCTTTCAGTAATAATAAACCGGCCAATAAGATGGTCGATTTTTTAACCGGCTTTATTGCTGATAGCGCCAAGCAAGAGGTTTATGGCCGCCCGGTTGGTGTTGCAGTTGCCAAAGACGGCTCATTATTAGTGGCAGATGATTCGGGTAATAAAATATGGCGGGTTAGGGCAAAGTAG
- a CDS encoding lysine transporter LysE yields the protein MIFLTFFIGVIANFIGYIPPGNINLTLIQITINRGLKQALQFIIAFSCVEFFFTYFVMQGAKWLSEEVRLDTIIDWVMVVLFGTLGLITWRNRNKPPKTTYSNHASIKYGILLGFLNPMQIPFWMVTGTYLITHQWIEDGRLALVIFSIGSAGGAFLALFLYAKFAGFVQKKFELSTRVIDISIAILFFAFAAYHIFKQLYLIYFKHH from the coding sequence ATGATATTCCTGACCTTTTTTATCGGGGTTATAGCTAATTTTATAGGTTATATACCACCCGGTAACATCAATCTTACGCTTATACAGATAACTATAAACAGGGGTTTAAAACAGGCCCTTCAGTTTATTATCGCATTTTCGTGTGTAGAGTTTTTCTTTACCTATTTTGTAATGCAAGGCGCTAAATGGCTATCGGAAGAGGTGAGATTAGATACCATTATAGACTGGGTGATGGTGGTATTATTTGGTACTCTGGGCTTAATTACCTGGCGCAATCGCAATAAACCACCAAAAACAACCTACTCTAACCATGCCAGTATCAAATACGGCATATTATTAGGTTTTCTAAATCCTATGCAAATACCTTTTTGGATGGTTACAGGCACTTACCTTATTACCCACCAATGGATTGAGGATGGCCGCTTAGCCCTGGTGATATTTAGCATAGGTTCGGCAGGGGGTGCGTTTTTAGCCTTGTTTTTATACGCCAAGTTTGCCGGTTTTGTGCAAAAGAAGTTTGAACTGAGCACACGTGTAATAGATATATCCATAGCGATACTGTTCTTCGCCTTTGCGGCTTACCATATATTTAAGCAGCTTTATTTAATTTATTTTAAGCACCATTAA